A region of uncultured Anaeromusa sp. DNA encodes the following proteins:
- the serC gene encoding 3-phosphoserine/phosphohydroxythreonine transaminase, with protein MSDRIFNFNAGPAVLPLEVLQEAQADFLNYKGTGMSITEISHRSKAYEEVNSQAEADTKELLGLGNDYRVLFLQGGASTQFAAIPMNFLPQGATADYILTGSWSEKALKEAQLLGNAHVAATTADGNYKRIPKMEEIKLSEKPAYVHLTSNNTIYGTEWQQFPAFGDIPLIADMSSDMLSRPFDASKFAMIYAGAQKNLGPAGVTLVILRQDMIERCPKNIPTMLRYDIHAKKDSLYNTPPAFSVYMVHLVLKWLKKNGGLTAMAERNQAKAKLVYDVIDAAPGFFSGHADQDSRSLMNVTFRLPSEELEKQFVAEATAAGLGGLKGHRSVGGLRASIYNAMPQAGCQALADFMKEFQRKNG; from the coding sequence ATGAGCGATCGTATTTTTAACTTTAACGCCGGTCCGGCTGTACTACCATTGGAGGTGCTGCAAGAAGCCCAAGCCGATTTTCTTAACTACAAAGGAACAGGCATGTCCATCACGGAAATCAGCCATCGTTCCAAAGCCTATGAGGAAGTAAACAGCCAGGCCGAGGCCGACACCAAAGAACTACTCGGCCTTGGCAACGACTATCGCGTCCTCTTCTTGCAAGGCGGCGCCAGTACGCAGTTTGCCGCTATTCCTATGAACTTCTTGCCCCAGGGCGCTACCGCCGACTACATTCTTACCGGCTCTTGGTCGGAAAAGGCGCTTAAAGAAGCGCAACTTCTGGGCAATGCTCATGTCGCCGCTACCACTGCCGACGGCAACTACAAGCGCATTCCTAAAATGGAAGAAATTAAACTCAGCGAAAAGCCGGCCTATGTGCATCTTACTTCTAACAACACGATCTACGGCACCGAATGGCAGCAATTTCCCGCTTTCGGAGATATTCCTCTGATTGCCGATATGTCCTCGGACATGCTCAGCCGCCCCTTTGATGCTTCCAAGTTTGCTATGATCTATGCTGGCGCCCAGAAAAACCTCGGCCCTGCAGGGGTTACTCTCGTCATCCTGCGCCAAGATATGATTGAGCGCTGCCCTAAAAACATTCCTACCATGCTGCGTTATGACATCCATGCCAAGAAAGATTCCCTCTACAATACCCCTCCCGCTTTCTCGGTCTACATGGTGCACCTAGTCTTGAAATGGCTGAAGAAAAACGGTGGGCTCACCGCTATGGCCGAACGCAATCAGGCCAAAGCCAAGCTGGTATACGATGTCATTGACGCTGCACCAGGCTTCTTTAGCGGTCATGCGGACCAAGACAGCCGCTCTTTAATGAATGTCACTTTCCGCTTGCCTTCGGAAGAATTAGAGAAACAGTTTGTCGCCGAAGCCACCGCTGCCGGTCTTGGCGGTCTCAAAGGCCATCGCTCCGTCGGCGGCCTGCGCGCTTCGATCTACAACGCCATGCCGCAAGCAGGCTGCCAAGCGCTGGCTGATTTCATGAAAGAATTCCAGCGTAAAAACGGCTAA
- a CDS encoding DUF1015 family protein — MIDLQAFNGVRPLPEAAAAMAAPPPQGLAETAVVQEVQTNPLSFLRVTRSDALGDNDQYQLARKNLDAFLQQGLLQQDASPCLYLYHHHTDEEAQIALIGLLPVTTVLELEEADETLAAKRATHILATEAHTSLPVLTYAATRQSEMLLGAIAASRTAAYDFFTSDGHNHTLYVIDDADDIEALRSILAGSTLQAAAGAHLIAAARQAAQAPHSPPTSAFFPALLTALPPHLKKPEVFGFRDALVLHLL, encoded by the coding sequence ATGATTGATTTGCAAGCATTTAACGGCGTACGTCCCCTGCCGGAGGCAGCAGCCGCTATGGCGGCGCCACCTCCGCAGGGCCTAGCCGAAACAGCGGTTGTCCAAGAAGTGCAAACAAACCCGCTCAGTTTCTTGCGGGTAACACGCAGCGACGCTCTTGGTGATAACGACCAGTACCAGTTGGCGCGAAAGAACTTGGACGCCTTCCTGCAACAAGGACTGCTTCAACAAGACGCTTCGCCTTGTCTCTACTTATATCACCATCACACAGATGAGGAAGCGCAAATTGCGCTGATCGGTCTGCTGCCAGTCACGACCGTTTTAGAACTGGAAGAAGCGGACGAAACCCTAGCCGCCAAGCGAGCGACGCACATTCTGGCAACAGAGGCTCATACCAGTCTGCCTGTATTAACCTATGCGGCTACACGTCAAAGCGAGATGCTCCTTGGCGCCATCGCCGCCAGCCGTACGGCCGCATATGATTTCTTCACCTCGGATGGCCACAACCATACGCTTTATGTGATTGATGACGCCGACGACATTGAGGCTCTGCGCTCCATTCTCGCCGGCTCCACTCTTCAGGCCGCCGCGGGTGCGCATCTTATCGCCGCCGCCAGACAGGCCGCTCAGGCTCCCCATAGCCCGCCAACAAGCGCCTTTTTCCCGGCGTTGTTAACGGCCTTGCCGCCTCATCTCAAAAAGCCGGAAGTATTCGGCTTCCGTGACGCTTTGGTTCTACATTTATTGTAA
- a CDS encoding DUF3793 family protein yields MESSGEVKKLASWLAVELAPTLAGEKEATILCLRDNRQRALWTWWRRHHWNVLKGLPLQWRVLRLWDNGAVLFFFRPEVLQTCFHRVEHAALLRYCGYDPAAPLAAQLERLTARFRQEVPHEMGLFLGIPLKDVLGFMGLSQEGRSGGGLWHVYGDPKASLERMERWGRLKERAKELLRRGLPDVEVLQYAVCAGR; encoded by the coding sequence ATGGAAAGTAGCGGGGAAGTGAAAAAATTGGCTTCTTGGCTGGCGGTGGAGTTGGCGCCTACCCTGGCAGGTGAAAAAGAAGCTACTATTTTGTGCTTGCGGGATAACCGCCAACGGGCTCTTTGGACCTGGTGGCGTCGGCACCATTGGAATGTTTTAAAGGGGCTGCCTTTGCAATGGAGGGTGTTGCGTTTATGGGATAATGGCGCGGTGTTGTTCTTTTTTCGGCCGGAAGTTCTGCAAACGTGTTTTCACCGTGTGGAACATGCAGCATTGTTGCGTTATTGCGGCTATGATCCTGCGGCGCCCCTGGCAGCGCAGTTGGAGCGCCTGACGGCGCGTTTTCGCCAGGAAGTGCCTCATGAAATGGGCTTGTTTTTAGGAATTCCCTTGAAAGACGTACTGGGATTTATGGGGTTGAGCCAGGAGGGGCGCAGTGGCGGTGGACTTTGGCATGTATATGGAGATCCGAAAGCGTCGTTGGAGCGTATGGAACGCTGGGGGCGTCTGAAAGAGCGTGCCAAAGAATTATTGCGGCGCGGTTTGCCAGATGTGGAGGTGTTACAATATGCTGTTTGCGCCGGGCGGTGA
- a CDS encoding HD-GYP domain-containing protein yields the protein MLFAPGGEKEKAFCGLGVDCVVRELAEALASAIDAKDGNTYGHSHRVGELAMALGNQLHLRASQMAELQVAAHLHDVGKIGIPDAILNKAARLTAEEFAVVQRHPVIGWQILRRISSFQQVARIVRHHHERFDGTGYPDRMCGEDIPLASRLIAVADSYDAMTSARSYRKAISAKEAWQELCRCSGSQFDPAAVKAFGPVVQREREWRSYPADHLFFAINNENDYLNQIKECSDG from the coding sequence ATGCTGTTTGCGCCGGGCGGTGAAAAAGAAAAGGCTTTTTGTGGGCTTGGCGTTGATTGTGTGGTGAGGGAACTGGCGGAAGCGCTGGCCAGCGCCATTGATGCGAAAGATGGCAACACATACGGGCATTCCCACCGCGTGGGCGAACTGGCGATGGCTCTGGGAAACCAGTTACACCTGAGAGCCTCGCAAATGGCGGAATTGCAAGTAGCGGCTCATTTGCATGACGTAGGGAAAATAGGTATTCCTGACGCGATATTGAATAAGGCGGCGCGTTTGACGGCGGAAGAATTTGCGGTGGTGCAGCGGCATCCGGTGATTGGCTGGCAGATCTTGCGGCGCATCAGTTCGTTTCAACAGGTGGCGCGCATTGTGCGTCATCATCATGAGCGCTTTGACGGGACCGGGTATCCGGACAGGATGTGCGGGGAAGACATTCCTTTGGCCAGTCGGTTAATTGCGGTGGCGGACTCCTATGATGCCATGACCAGTGCGCGTTCCTATCGAAAAGCGATTTCTGCTAAAGAGGCTTGGCAGGAGTTGTGTCGTTGCAGCGGCAGCCAGTTTGATCCGGCGGCAGTGAAGGCCTTTGGGCCTGTTGTACAAAGAGAACGAGAATGGCGTTCGTATCCTGCGGACCATCTTTTTTTTGCAATAAACAATGAGAATGATTATCTAAATCAAATAAAGGAGTGTAGTGATGGCTGA
- a CDS encoding ferrous iron transport protein A, whose amino-acid sequence MTKELHLLQPGEKGIVVSVNGAGAIKRRIVDMGMVGGTAIEVCKFAPLGDPMEIKVKGCNLSLRKREAAFICVELENEGASRCSKND is encoded by the coding sequence ATGACCAAAGAGCTGCATTTGCTTCAACCTGGAGAAAAGGGAATTGTTGTGTCCGTGAATGGCGCTGGCGCCATTAAGCGGCGCATCGTGGATATGGGCATGGTAGGTGGCACGGCCATAGAGGTTTGTAAATTTGCGCCGCTGGGGGATCCCATGGAGATCAAAGTAAAAGGCTGCAATTTATCATTGCGTAAGCGCGAGGCGGCATTCATTTGCGTAGAACTGGAAAATGAGGGGGCTTCAAGGTGTTCGAAGAACGACTGA
- a CDS encoding diguanylate cyclase encodes MTGRGKLRLLCLATGLGPLLLFYALAGGLLREHRQLEATFSLVLATACLLAFMAASLGAPWLWGRALTRIHAWCEHVKKGELADLPVLPNEMADAEDEDDLLRLSRDLQWMIRRIRLREQELNRRTVDLEEAYQRMRELALVDPLTGLSNRRHFFEHLQVELPVAKDCSRPLSLLILDIDFFKKINDTYGHPGGDCVLQGMGKLLAETVSPREMAARIGGEEFAVILPGLTAEEAARKALELLQKVQRYCFLYQGARIEGVTVSIGLHTLQKGEECQADPFLLGADKALYQAKREGRNCVYCCARSSGVPVSLEEWQKRKGKQSEQEETRANDVLSQGLARCCCRDRQVGGRG; translated from the coding sequence GTGACCGGGCGGGGTAAGCTGCGTCTGCTTTGCCTGGCGACAGGCCTAGGGCCGTTATTGCTTTTCTATGCTCTGGCTGGCGGCTTGCTGCGGGAGCACCGGCAATTGGAGGCAACCTTTTCGTTGGTTTTGGCGACGGCTTGCCTACTGGCCTTTATGGCGGCTTCCCTAGGGGCTCCGTGGCTCTGGGGGCGGGCGCTGACTCGCATACACGCTTGGTGTGAACATGTGAAAAAGGGAGAACTGGCTGACTTGCCGGTTCTCCCGAATGAAATGGCAGATGCCGAAGATGAGGATGATTTACTGCGCTTGTCTCGGGATTTGCAATGGATGATACGGCGCATTCGCCTGCGGGAGCAGGAACTCAATCGGCGTACGGTGGATTTGGAAGAGGCCTATCAACGCATGCGGGAGTTAGCGTTAGTAGACCCGCTCACAGGCTTGTCCAATCGCAGACATTTTTTTGAACATTTGCAGGTGGAGCTTCCTGTAGCCAAAGATTGCAGCCGCCCGTTGTCGCTGCTGATTTTGGATATTGATTTTTTCAAGAAGATCAACGATACCTATGGTCATCCCGGTGGCGACTGCGTGCTGCAAGGCATGGGGAAATTGTTGGCTGAAACAGTATCTCCTAGAGAAATGGCGGCCCGCATAGGGGGCGAAGAGTTTGCCGTAATCTTGCCGGGACTTACTGCAGAAGAAGCGGCGCGCAAGGCGTTGGAGCTTTTGCAAAAAGTGCAACGCTATTGTTTTTTGTACCAAGGAGCACGTATTGAAGGGGTTACGGTTTCCATTGGCTTGCATACGTTGCAAAAAGGAGAGGAATGTCAGGCGGATCCATTTTTGCTGGGAGCGGATAAGGCTCTTTATCAGGCGAAGCGGGAAGGGCGTAACTGTGTGTATTGCTGCGCTCGCTCTTCTGGCGTGCCGGTGAGTTTGGAAGAGTGGCAAAAACGCAAAGGAAAACAGAGTGAACAAGAAGAAACGCGGGCAAACGATGTACTTAGCCAAGGCCTTGCGCGCTGCTGCTGCAGAGACCGACAAGTGGGAGGGCGCGGCTGA
- a CDS encoding NAD(P)/FAD-dependent oxidoreductase has protein sequence MEKQVYDIAVVGGGPAGLSAALTARVRNKSVVIFEHMGFSAKLQRATDIPNYLGMPNLSGKELMERMAEHCLAAGPVLVKEKVTQIFPGDVFTLLTPQDVYEAKAVILAIGVSPAELLAGEKGLLGQGVSYCATCDGMLYREKEVAVVAYAAEAEHEAVFLSEICSKVLYFPQYKPVGSLPPVVQVCSGKPKGVAAKEERLVLQHTKGQVEADGIFILRETDPVENLLAEVELCKDAIKVSHQQKTSVPGVFAAGDCTGKPWQITVAVGEGNVAAHSAIAYLAAKEKA, from the coding sequence ATGGAAAAACAAGTATATGACATTGCCGTTGTCGGCGGCGGCCCAGCGGGGCTTTCAGCAGCGCTGACAGCGCGGGTTCGCAATAAAAGTGTTGTGATTTTTGAACACATGGGCTTCAGCGCTAAACTGCAGCGGGCGACGGATATTCCTAATTATTTGGGAATGCCGAATTTGAGCGGTAAAGAATTGATGGAGCGCATGGCAGAGCATTGTCTGGCTGCCGGGCCGGTGCTGGTGAAAGAAAAAGTGACGCAGATTTTTCCTGGGGACGTGTTTACTCTTTTGACGCCGCAGGATGTGTACGAGGCTAAGGCGGTGATTTTAGCCATCGGCGTTTCGCCAGCAGAGCTTTTGGCGGGCGAAAAAGGCTTGCTGGGACAGGGCGTCAGCTATTGCGCCACTTGCGACGGCATGTTGTACCGGGAAAAGGAAGTAGCGGTAGTGGCTTACGCCGCCGAGGCGGAACATGAAGCGGTTTTTTTGAGCGAAATTTGCAGTAAGGTTCTTTATTTTCCCCAGTACAAACCGGTAGGTTCTTTGCCGCCGGTGGTGCAGGTTTGCAGCGGCAAGCCTAAAGGTGTGGCGGCAAAAGAAGAGCGTTTGGTGCTGCAGCATACCAAAGGGCAGGTAGAGGCGGATGGAATCTTTATTTTGCGTGAAACCGATCCGGTGGAAAATTTGCTGGCGGAGGTAGAACTTTGCAAGGATGCGATTAAGGTCTCACATCAGCAGAAAACTTCGGTTCCCGGCGTGTTTGCTGCAGGCGATTGCACAGGGAAGCCTTGGCAGATTACGGTAGCCGTAGGCGAAGGGAATGTAGCGGCTCATTCGGCGATCGCCTATCTGGCGGCAAAAGAGAAAGCGTAA
- the serA gene encoding phosphoglycerate dehydrogenase has translation MKVLVSDPVSEKGVALLKEQFEVDVKTKLPVEELIRIIPDYDGLVVRSETKVTAPVLDAAVKLKVIGRAGVGVDNIDVEYATKKGVIVLNAPEGNTMAATEHSVAMMMSMARNIPQAHATMQDGKWERGKFMGVELRGKTLGILGLGRIGTGVAKRALALEMRVLAYDPFINVEAAQSLGIEVAEMDEIFAQADFITLHLPKTAQTKNLITKDVFAKMKKGVRIVNCARGGVINEADLAAAVQEGIVAGAAIDVFESEPIQEGNPLIGLPNVIVTPHLGASTVEAQVGVAVDVAHGIVAALKGEPVTTAVNMAAIPAHVLKKLRPYLNLAERMGCLAVHLAEGRMTAIHIEYNGDIGDVDTRMLTTGVLKGCLNPILQEAINYVNAPGLAKARNIEVKEIKTKEAANFANQITVRLVTDKGEHSVSGTLFGKAEARIVMIDGYRVDVQPGGWLLTCPHVNRPGIIGKVGTMLGEEGVNISSMQVGLTEVEGTSIMVLGVDSDVPNAVLLKLKGIDGIYDAKLINFDAR, from the coding sequence ATGAAAGTACTTGTCAGCGATCCAGTATCGGAAAAAGGAGTGGCTCTGCTTAAAGAGCAATTTGAGGTGGACGTAAAAACCAAGCTGCCTGTAGAAGAACTTATTCGCATTATTCCTGATTATGACGGATTGGTTGTGCGCAGTGAAACCAAAGTCACCGCTCCAGTTCTGGACGCGGCGGTAAAACTCAAAGTCATTGGCCGCGCCGGTGTTGGCGTTGACAACATTGACGTAGAGTACGCCACAAAAAAAGGCGTCATCGTCCTTAATGCGCCTGAAGGCAACACCATGGCCGCCACGGAACATTCCGTCGCCATGATGATGTCCATGGCCCGCAACATTCCCCAGGCTCATGCCACCATGCAAGACGGCAAATGGGAACGGGGCAAATTCATGGGCGTTGAGTTGCGCGGCAAAACGCTGGGCATCCTCGGACTGGGCCGTATCGGCACTGGCGTAGCCAAACGCGCGCTGGCTCTGGAAATGCGCGTCCTCGCGTACGATCCCTTCATTAATGTCGAGGCCGCCCAATCTTTAGGCATCGAAGTAGCCGAAATGGATGAGATTTTCGCCCAAGCTGATTTCATCACTCTACACTTGCCGAAAACCGCTCAGACCAAAAATCTAATCACCAAAGACGTTTTCGCCAAAATGAAAAAAGGCGTTCGCATTGTTAACTGCGCCCGGGGAGGCGTCATTAATGAAGCCGATTTGGCCGCAGCCGTACAAGAGGGCATTGTCGCCGGCGCCGCTATCGACGTATTTGAAAGCGAGCCCATCCAAGAAGGCAATCCTCTCATCGGCCTGCCTAATGTCATTGTAACGCCTCACTTAGGCGCCTCCACCGTAGAAGCTCAAGTTGGCGTAGCCGTCGATGTCGCTCACGGTATTGTCGCCGCTTTGAAAGGCGAACCCGTCACCACCGCCGTCAACATGGCTGCCATCCCGGCGCATGTACTCAAGAAACTGCGCCCCTACCTCAACTTGGCAGAGCGTATGGGCTGCCTGGCTGTACATCTGGCTGAAGGCCGCATGACTGCCATTCACATCGAATACAACGGCGATATCGGCGATGTGGACACCCGCATGCTGACCACTGGCGTATTGAAAGGCTGCCTCAATCCAATCCTGCAAGAAGCCATCAACTACGTCAACGCTCCTGGCTTGGCGAAGGCCCGCAACATCGAAGTCAAAGAAATCAAAACTAAGGAAGCGGCTAATTTCGCCAACCAAATTACCGTTCGCCTAGTTACCGACAAGGGCGAGCACAGCGTATCCGGTACCCTCTTCGGCAAAGCGGAAGCGCGCATCGTCATGATCGACGGCTATCGCGTTGACGTACAGCCCGGCGGCTGGCTCTTAACCTGCCCCCATGTTAATCGCCCCGGTATCATCGGTAAAGTCGGCACCATGCTAGGTGAAGAAGGCGTCAACATTTCCAGCATGCAAGTAGGCCTGACCGAAGTAGAAGGCACCAGCATCATGGTTCTGGGCGTTGACAGCGACGTTCCTAACGCAGTTCTGCTCAAGCTCAAAGGCATTGACGGCATTTATGACGCCAAGCTGATTAATTTCGATGCTCGTTAA
- the feoB gene encoding ferrous iron transport protein B → MFEERLTIALAGNPNAGKTTVFNALTGARQHVGNYPGVTVEKKEGYCRIGAREAVLVDLPGTYSLTAYSLEEVVARNFIVQDKPDVVIDVADAANLERHLYLTLQLLELERPLVLALNMADMAEKQGLVYDLHALAAQLGVPVIPTVGRQEKGMDELLVAVEKMAGEPTARIRIDYGEQVEHVLGVLGTKLADLDSPFPARWLAVKLLERDDDVEAQLRLLAGGEEVVLEAERQRRELQIALNEEVDIYIAGRRYRKAGEIYESCLTQDRRETRTISDRIDSIVTHRVLGLPIFFALMWLLFNLVFTLGAVPKDMLDAGVKLLGETVGMALPEGNLRSLLVDGMIGGVGSVVSFLPDILLLFFAIALLEDSGYMARAAFVMDRVMRGFGLHGKSFIPMLLGFGCNVSAVMAARTLENEKDRYITILVSPLMSCSARLPVYTLLIGAFFTEDMAGTVLFGIYILGIALAIGMAFLFRKTLFPGDTEPFVMEMPPYHLPTLRSVLTHMWERSLIYLRKAGTIILAASILVWFGVNYPQNEDVNSKYEALQSALETRYEEQLQMQVLEPLGITAVEENEELNALVEELATAEEADETEKEVAKAEDETAVVAVEDDSKEKTPETFSKEQMSSFAAQYVVLKKEAEEEKSKLNKEKATELLAQSYAGSLGRTIEPIIKPLGFDWKIGVGLFSAFAAKEVMVSTLATIYSVEASDEEMAPLQEVLAADPSFSPLIAISLMVFCLIYSPCLATVAVIKREMNSWKWAGFSVAYSMTLAWLMAFIVYQGGLLLGLGG, encoded by the coding sequence GTGTTCGAAGAACGACTGACAATTGCCTTAGCAGGCAATCCCAATGCGGGAAAAACTACAGTATTTAATGCTCTTACCGGGGCGCGGCAGCATGTGGGGAATTATCCCGGTGTAACGGTAGAGAAGAAGGAAGGCTATTGCCGAATTGGCGCGCGGGAGGCAGTACTGGTTGATTTGCCAGGTACATACAGCCTGACGGCCTATTCCTTAGAAGAAGTGGTTGCACGAAATTTTATCGTTCAAGATAAGCCGGACGTGGTGATTGATGTAGCCGATGCCGCTAACCTAGAACGACACTTGTATCTGACGCTGCAGTTGTTGGAATTGGAACGCCCCTTGGTGTTGGCTCTTAACATGGCGGATATGGCGGAAAAACAAGGATTGGTATATGACTTACATGCCTTGGCAGCGCAACTGGGGGTTCCTGTAATCCCTACAGTGGGGAGACAGGAAAAAGGGATGGACGAGTTGCTGGTGGCTGTGGAAAAGATGGCAGGCGAGCCGACCGCACGAATCCGAATTGATTATGGCGAGCAGGTTGAACACGTTCTTGGGGTCCTTGGAACCAAACTGGCAGATCTGGATTCGCCGTTTCCTGCGCGCTGGCTGGCAGTAAAGTTGTTGGAGCGCGATGACGATGTTGAGGCGCAGCTGCGCTTGCTTGCGGGCGGCGAGGAAGTGGTTTTAGAGGCCGAGCGGCAACGACGGGAACTGCAAATTGCTTTGAACGAAGAGGTCGATATTTATATTGCCGGGCGCCGGTATCGCAAGGCCGGAGAAATTTATGAATCTTGCTTAACGCAAGACCGTAGAGAGACTCGGACAATCTCGGATCGCATTGACAGCATTGTGACCCATCGTGTCTTAGGGCTGCCTATTTTCTTTGCACTTATGTGGCTTTTGTTTAATTTGGTGTTCACCTTGGGGGCCGTTCCCAAAGACATGTTAGATGCTGGCGTAAAGTTGTTAGGCGAAACGGTAGGGATGGCGTTGCCGGAAGGAAATCTACGCTCCTTGTTGGTAGACGGTATGATTGGCGGCGTAGGCAGCGTTGTCAGCTTTTTGCCGGATATTTTGTTGCTATTCTTCGCCATTGCTTTACTAGAGGATTCCGGCTATATGGCGCGAGCGGCCTTTGTGATGGACCGGGTCATGCGCGGCTTTGGTTTGCATGGCAAGTCTTTCATTCCGATGCTGCTGGGGTTTGGGTGCAACGTATCGGCTGTAATGGCAGCGCGAACCTTGGAAAATGAAAAAGATCGCTATATCACAATTCTGGTGTCGCCGCTCATGAGCTGCAGCGCCAGACTGCCGGTGTATACGTTGCTGATCGGCGCTTTCTTTACAGAGGACATGGCCGGAACAGTACTCTTTGGCATTTATATTTTAGGTATTGCTTTAGCAATCGGGATGGCCTTCTTGTTTCGGAAAACCTTGTTTCCGGGAGATACAGAGCCTTTTGTTATGGAAATGCCTCCGTATCACTTGCCGACGCTGCGCAGTGTGCTGACCCACATGTGGGAGCGCAGCCTGATCTATTTGCGCAAGGCGGGGACAATTATTTTAGCGGCGTCTATTTTAGTTTGGTTCGGTGTCAACTATCCGCAAAACGAGGATGTCAACAGCAAGTACGAGGCCCTGCAGTCGGCCTTGGAAACACGCTATGAAGAGCAGCTTCAAATGCAAGTATTAGAGCCATTGGGCATAACTGCCGTAGAAGAAAATGAAGAATTGAACGCCCTGGTGGAAGAATTAGCGACGGCAGAAGAGGCTGACGAAACAGAAAAAGAAGTCGCCAAGGCGGAAGACGAAACTGCGGTTGTTGCCGTAGAAGACGACTCTAAGGAAAAGACGCCCGAAACGTTCAGCAAAGAGCAAATGTCTTCTTTTGCGGCGCAGTACGTAGTGCTGAAAAAAGAAGCGGAAGAAGAGAAAAGTAAACTTAACAAAGAGAAAGCAACAGAGCTTTTGGCGCAAAGCTATGCCGGCTCGTTAGGCCGGACGATTGAACCGATCATTAAGCCTCTGGGATTTGACTGGAAGATAGGCGTAGGTTTGTTCAGTGCCTTTGCAGCTAAAGAAGTTATGGTGAGTACGCTGGCGACGATTTATAGCGTAGAGGCTAGCGATGAAGAGATGGCGCCGCTTCAGGAGGTACTGGCTGCAGATCCCTCGTTCAGTCCGCTGATTGCGATATCACTCATGGTTTTCTGCTTGATTTACTCGCCTTGCTTGGCGACAGTGGCGGTAATCAAGCGGGAAATGAATTCTTGGAAGTGGGCTGGCTTCAGTGTGGCGTACTCCATGACCTTGGCGTGGCTTATGGCGTTTATTGTCTACCAGGGAGGCTTGTTATTGGGTCTGGGCGGCTAA